One genomic window of Elaeis guineensis isolate ETL-2024a chromosome 2, EG11, whole genome shotgun sequence includes the following:
- the LOC105033889 gene encoding protein PAT1 homolog 1 isoform X1 encodes MGGLDGEGGVSENPNPNDDLTELGAGAADNARFDASQYAFFGKEAMEEVELGGLEDDDGGDDAGLIRLDDEEYRFSSIGDREEVEGLGSLSDIDDLTSTFAKLNRTISDPRSAGVIGDRRSFSRESSSTADWMQEADFSNWIDENILDAEHFQDGKRWWSQPRPSSSRLSESKSLYRTSSYPQQQPQQHSSEPILTPKSSFTSYPPPGGRSHISPNLTRHASIPSLTAGLQMTPPNLSPFSGPQHHLAGLMHGLHYGGNMSQFASPGLSFNNRPQHHWLNQASLFAGEHPNLLPNFLQQHLPQPNGSVPSQLLLQQQQQRVQQVQPCLPHFSRLQSPLVSSHPPEIMNKLDAVLGISDLRDQRSKPSQRGKQNMRFPQQSSDTSSQKGDNGWPQFRSKYMSAEEIESILRMQNAATHSNDPYIDDYYHQACLAKKSAGSRLKNHFCPTFIRDLPSRARANNETHAFLQVDALGRVAFSSIRRPRPLLEVDLPSASGDGVHEQKSSVKPLEQETMLAARITIEDGLCLLLDIDDIDRMLQFSQPQDGGFQLRRRRQVLLEGLAASLQLVDPLGPVKAGHSGGLAPKDDLVFLRLASLPKGRKLLSRYLQLLIPGSELTRIVCMAVFRHLRFLFGGLPSDSSAAETTINLAKTVSSCVCSMELSALSACLAAVVCSSEQPPLRPLGSSAGDGASMILKSVLDRATDLLTEPHATSNYSMSNRALWQASFDAFFGLLTKYCLSKYDSILQMLLMQALDTSIIGSEAARAISREMPVELLRASLPHTNEHQRKMLLDFAQRSMPVTGFSVHGSGSGPVTSESVPG; translated from the exons ATGGGGgggctcgatggagagggtggggtttcggaaaaccctaaccctaacgacGATCTCACAGAATTGGGCGCTGGTGCTGCAG ATAATGCTCGCTTTGATGCATCACAGTATGCATTCTTCGGTAAGGAGGCCATGGAGGAAGTTGAGTTAGGGGGTTTAGaagatgatgatggtggtgatgaTGCTGGACTTATTAGGCTTGATGATGAGGAATACCGTTTTAGTTCTATTGGAGATAGAGAAGAG GTTGAAGGTTTGGGATctttatctgatatagatgatcttaCGAGCACTTTTGCCAAG TTGAACAGAACTATTAGTGACCCAAGAAGTGCTGGGGTTATTGGTGATAGAAGATCTTTTTCTAGAGAAA GCTCTTCAACTGCAGACTGGATGCAGGAGGCAGATTTTTCAAACTGGATTGATGAGAATATATTAGATGCTGAACATTTTCAGGATGGTAAACGATGGTGGTCACAACCACGTCCTTCGTCATCTCGTCTTTCAGAATCAAAATCCCTGTATAGAACATCCTCATATCCTCAACAACAGCCACAACAACACTCCAGTGAACCAATTCTTACACCTAAATCATCTTTCACATCCTACCCTCCACCTGGTGGACGATCTCATATTTCACCAAACCTCACACGTCATGCAAGCATTCCATCCCTAACTGCTGGGCTTCAGATGACTCCTCCAAATCTCTCACCTTTTTCTGGTCCACAACATCATTTGGCAGGACTAATGCATGGATTGCATTATGGTGGAAACATGTCTCAATTTGCCTCTCCAGGCCTCTCTTTTAATAACCGGCCGCAGCATCACTGGTTAAATCAAGCCAGCCTATTTGCAGGGGAACATCCAAATCTGCTGCCTAACTTCCTACAGCAACATTTGCCACAGCCAAATGGCTCAGTGCCTTCACAACTACTTCTGCAGCAGCAACAGCAGAGAGTGCAACAGGTCCAACCATGTCTGCCTCATTTTTCTCGCTTGCAGTCTCCCTTAGTCAGCTCCCATCCTCCGGAAATAATGAATAAGCTTGATGCAGTTCTTGGTATATCTGACTTGAGAGACCAGAGATCTAAACCATCACAAAGAGGAAAACAGAACATGCGGTTTCCTCAACAATCTTCTGATACCAGCAGCCAGAAGGGTGACAATGGGTGGCCACAGTTTAGGTCCAAGTACATGTCAGCTGAAGAGATTGAAAGCATTTTGAGAATGCAGAACGCTGCAACTCACAGCAATGATCCATATATAGATGATTACTATCACCAAGCTTGTCTTGCAAAAAAGTCTGCTGGTTCAAGGCTGAAGAACCATTTCTGTCCAACATTTATTCGAGATCTGCCTTCTCGGGCAAGAGCTAATAATGAGACACATGCATTTCTTCAGGTTGATGCACTTGGGAGGGTTGCATTTTCATCCATTCGTAGGCCTCGCCCTCTCCTTGAAGTTGATCTGCCTTCAGCCTCAGGTGATGGCGTCCATGAACAGAAATCTTCAGTAAAGCCCCTTGAACAAGAGACGATGCTGGCAGCTAGAATCACCATTGAAGATGGTCTTTGCCTCCTCCTTGATATAGATGATATTGACCGGATGTTACAGTTTAGCCAACCACAAGATGGTGGCTTCCAGCTGAGACGGAGGAGACAAGTCCTTTTGGAAGGCCTTGCAGCATCTCTTCAGCTCGTTGATCCACTTGGCCCAGTTAAGGCTGGTCACTCAGGTGGGCTTGCCCCAAAAGATGATCTTGTGTTTCTTCGCCTAGCATCTCTTCCTAAGGGCCGGAAGCTTCTGTCACGCTACCTTCAGCTTCTTATTCCTGGCAGCGAGCTCACTCGGATAGTCTGTATGGCCGTTTTCCGGCACCTACGTTTTCTATTTGGTGGTTTGCCATCAGATTCTAGTGCAGCAGAAACAACAATAAATCTTGCCAAGACTGTTTCTTCATGTGTATGCAGTATGGAGCTAAGTGCACTCAGTGCTTGCCTTGCAGCTGTCGTTTGCTCATCTGAACAGCCACCTCTTCGCCCACTTGGGAGTTCAGCTGGTGATGGAGCATCGATGATTTTAAAATCTGTTCTCGACAGAGCAACAGACCTTTTGACAGAACCCCATGCTACAAGCAACTACAGCATGTCTAACCGAGCTCTTTGGCAAGCATCATTTGATGCCTTTTTTGGGCTTCTTACCAAGTATTGTCTGAGTAAATATGACAGTATATTGCAAATGTTGCTCATGCAGGCACTTGACACTTCAATCATTGGGTCTGAAGCTGCCAGAGCTATAAGCAGGGAGATGCCTGTGGAGCTGCTACGTGCGAGCCTGCCTCATACAAATGAGCACCAGCGCAAGATGTTGCTTGATTTTGCTCAGAGATCCATGCCTGTAACTGGTTTTAGCGTCCATGGAAGTGGCAGTGGTCCTGTGACCTCGGAATCAGTTCCCGGCTAA
- the LOC105033889 gene encoding protein PAT1 homolog 1 isoform X2: MGGLDGEGGVSENPNPNDDLTELGAGAADNARFDASQYAFFGKEAMEEVELGGLEDDDGGDDAGLIRLDDEEYRFSSIGDREEVEGLGSLSDIDDLTSTFAKLNRTISDPRSAGVIGDRRSFSRESSSTADWMQEADFSNWIDENILDAEHFQDGKRWWSQPRPSSSRLSESKSLYRTSSYPQQQPQQHSSEPILTPKSSFTSYPPPGGRSHISPNLTRHASIPSLTAGLQMTPPNLSPFSGPQHHLAGLMHGLHYGGNMSQFASPGLSFNNRPQHHWLNQASLFAGEHPNLLPNFLQQHLPQPNGSVPSQLLLQQQQQRVQQVQPCLPHFSRLQSPLVSSHPPEIMNKLDAVLGISDLRDQRSKPSQRGKQNMRFPQQSSDTSSQKGDNGWPQFRSKYMSAEEIESILRMQNAATHSNDPYIDDYYHQACLAKKSAGSRLKNHFCPTFIRDLPSRARANNETHAFLQVDALGRVAFSSIRRPRPLLEVDLPSASGDGVHEQKSSVKPLEQETMLAARITIEDGLCLLLDIDDIDRMLQFSQPQDGGFQLRRRRQVLLEGLAASLQLVDPLGPVKAGHSGGLAPKDDLVFLRLASLPKGRKLLSRYLQLLIPGSELTRIVCMAVFRHLRFLFGGLPSDSSAAETTINLAKTVSSCVCSMELSALSACLAAVVCSSEQPPLRPLGSSAGDGASMILKSVLDRATDLLTEPHATSNYSMSNRALWHLTLQSLGLKLPEL, translated from the exons ATGGGGgggctcgatggagagggtggggtttcggaaaaccctaaccctaacgacGATCTCACAGAATTGGGCGCTGGTGCTGCAG ATAATGCTCGCTTTGATGCATCACAGTATGCATTCTTCGGTAAGGAGGCCATGGAGGAAGTTGAGTTAGGGGGTTTAGaagatgatgatggtggtgatgaTGCTGGACTTATTAGGCTTGATGATGAGGAATACCGTTTTAGTTCTATTGGAGATAGAGAAGAG GTTGAAGGTTTGGGATctttatctgatatagatgatcttaCGAGCACTTTTGCCAAG TTGAACAGAACTATTAGTGACCCAAGAAGTGCTGGGGTTATTGGTGATAGAAGATCTTTTTCTAGAGAAA GCTCTTCAACTGCAGACTGGATGCAGGAGGCAGATTTTTCAAACTGGATTGATGAGAATATATTAGATGCTGAACATTTTCAGGATGGTAAACGATGGTGGTCACAACCACGTCCTTCGTCATCTCGTCTTTCAGAATCAAAATCCCTGTATAGAACATCCTCATATCCTCAACAACAGCCACAACAACACTCCAGTGAACCAATTCTTACACCTAAATCATCTTTCACATCCTACCCTCCACCTGGTGGACGATCTCATATTTCACCAAACCTCACACGTCATGCAAGCATTCCATCCCTAACTGCTGGGCTTCAGATGACTCCTCCAAATCTCTCACCTTTTTCTGGTCCACAACATCATTTGGCAGGACTAATGCATGGATTGCATTATGGTGGAAACATGTCTCAATTTGCCTCTCCAGGCCTCTCTTTTAATAACCGGCCGCAGCATCACTGGTTAAATCAAGCCAGCCTATTTGCAGGGGAACATCCAAATCTGCTGCCTAACTTCCTACAGCAACATTTGCCACAGCCAAATGGCTCAGTGCCTTCACAACTACTTCTGCAGCAGCAACAGCAGAGAGTGCAACAGGTCCAACCATGTCTGCCTCATTTTTCTCGCTTGCAGTCTCCCTTAGTCAGCTCCCATCCTCCGGAAATAATGAATAAGCTTGATGCAGTTCTTGGTATATCTGACTTGAGAGACCAGAGATCTAAACCATCACAAAGAGGAAAACAGAACATGCGGTTTCCTCAACAATCTTCTGATACCAGCAGCCAGAAGGGTGACAATGGGTGGCCACAGTTTAGGTCCAAGTACATGTCAGCTGAAGAGATTGAAAGCATTTTGAGAATGCAGAACGCTGCAACTCACAGCAATGATCCATATATAGATGATTACTATCACCAAGCTTGTCTTGCAAAAAAGTCTGCTGGTTCAAGGCTGAAGAACCATTTCTGTCCAACATTTATTCGAGATCTGCCTTCTCGGGCAAGAGCTAATAATGAGACACATGCATTTCTTCAGGTTGATGCACTTGGGAGGGTTGCATTTTCATCCATTCGTAGGCCTCGCCCTCTCCTTGAAGTTGATCTGCCTTCAGCCTCAGGTGATGGCGTCCATGAACAGAAATCTTCAGTAAAGCCCCTTGAACAAGAGACGATGCTGGCAGCTAGAATCACCATTGAAGATGGTCTTTGCCTCCTCCTTGATATAGATGATATTGACCGGATGTTACAGTTTAGCCAACCACAAGATGGTGGCTTCCAGCTGAGACGGAGGAGACAAGTCCTTTTGGAAGGCCTTGCAGCATCTCTTCAGCTCGTTGATCCACTTGGCCCAGTTAAGGCTGGTCACTCAGGTGGGCTTGCCCCAAAAGATGATCTTGTGTTTCTTCGCCTAGCATCTCTTCCTAAGGGCCGGAAGCTTCTGTCACGCTACCTTCAGCTTCTTATTCCTGGCAGCGAGCTCACTCGGATAGTCTGTATGGCCGTTTTCCGGCACCTACGTTTTCTATTTGGTGGTTTGCCATCAGATTCTAGTGCAGCAGAAACAACAATAAATCTTGCCAAGACTGTTTCTTCATGTGTATGCAGTATGGAGCTAAGTGCACTCAGTGCTTGCCTTGCAGCTGTCGTTTGCTCATCTGAACAGCCACCTCTTCGCCCACTTGGGAGTTCAGCTGGTGATGGAGCATCGATGATTTTAAAATCTGTTCTCGACAGAGCAACAGACCTTTTGACAGAACCCCATGCTACAAGCAACTACAGCATGTCTAACCGAGCTCTTTG GCACTTGACACTTCAATCATTGGGTCTGAAGCTGCCAGAGCTATAA